The following DNA comes from Tunturibacter psychrotolerans.
CCCAGCCGAACTCCGCCGCGGCATCTCCGTCCTCGCAACCGCACTTCGAACATCCACCAACTAACGACCCCTCCACACATCTCCACCCTTTGATGGATGGGCGATTTCCCTTCCGCCGCGTAGCATGGCTCCCTAATGGAACAACGCCGCCAGATGGGTTTAGCCGCCGCCCTCTCCGTCGTCACGGGCGAATCGATCGCGCTCGGCATCTTCCTCACTCCCGCAGCAATGGCAAGATCCCTGGGCTCTCCTCTCCTGCTAGCCGCCGTATGGTGCGGCATGGGCTTCATGACGCTTTGCGGAGCCATCTGTTACTCCGAACTAGCCATCACCTACCCGCTCACCGGCGGCGAGTATGTCTACCTCCGCCAGGGCTACGGCACCCGCCTCGCATTTCTCTACGGCTGGATGTCCGCCGCCGTCATGGATCCAGGCATCGCCGCCGCGCTTGCCGTGGGCGCAGCCCCCTACGTCCTTTCCCTCTTCGGTCTCCCCTCACGCGCGCAAATCGTCATCCCCGCCGTGATCCTCATCGGCCTCGCTCTACTCAACTACGTCGGCACTCGCCTTAGCCGTCGTGTCATGACAACCGCGAACCTGCTGAAGATCGCACTTCTCATATGCCTCGTCATCTGGGCATCGATCTCCAAACACGCTACCGTCGCAAACCTCTTACCCTTAACCGAACGCCGCCCAGGCTCCGAACCTCTCTTCGCTGCCGTCGCCGGAGCCATAATCAGCGCCTTCTTCAGCTTCGGCGGATGGTGGGAGGCCGCCAAGATCGCTGGCGAAGTCCGCAACCCGCGCCGCAACATGCCGCTCGCCTTCACCGGTGGCGTACTTCTCGTCACAGCCGTCTATCTCCTCGTCAGCGCTTCGTTCCTTATGGTCGTTCCACTCGAAAAGATCGTCTCCAACACCGCCTTCGTAGCCCAGTTCGGCGAAGCGCTCTTCGGCACAACCGGAGGCAAAGTCCTCTCCGCCTGCGTGCTTCTCTGCGTCCTCGGCGGACTCATGGCCATCACCATGGCCGCTCCACGCGTCTACTACGCTATGGCAAAAGACGGAGCCTTCTTCGCCCCCTTCGGCAAACTCCATCCCCGCTTCGGAACTCCCGCCAACGCCGTCCTCCTGCAAACAACCCTCGCCCTGTTGGTCCTCTGCTTCGGAGCCTTCAACCGCATCCTCTCCTTCATCATCTTTTCCGCTGTCTGTTTTCTCGCACTCTCCGTCACCACTCTCTTCCGCATGCCGCAGCCCGTTCGCCGATGGTGGTTCCCCGCCGCACCCATCGTCTTCCTCCTCGGCTGCACCATCATCAACCTCATGATCCTGATGCACGATCCCATCCCTGCCCTTGTAGGTCTGGTCATCGTGCTCTGCGGCGACCCGATCCGCCGTGTCTTCTTCGCGAAGACAACCATCAACA
Coding sequences within:
- a CDS encoding APC family permease, which produces MEQRRQMGLAAALSVVTGESIALGIFLTPAAMARSLGSPLLLAAVWCGMGFMTLCGAICYSELAITYPLTGGEYVYLRQGYGTRLAFLYGWMSAAVMDPGIAAALAVGAAPYVLSLFGLPSRAQIVIPAVILIGLALLNYVGTRLSRRVMTTANLLKIALLICLVIWASISKHATVANLLPLTERRPGSEPLFAAVAGAIISAFFSFGGWWEAAKIAGEVRNPRRNMPLAFTGGVLLVTAVYLLVSASFLMVVPLEKIVSNTAFVAQFGEALFGTTGGKVLSACVLLCVLGGLMAITMAAPRVYYAMAKDGAFFAPFGKLHPRFGTPANAVLLQTTLALLVLCFGAFNRILSFIIFSAVCFLALSVTTLFRMPQPVRRWWFPAAPIVFLLGCTIINLMILMHDPIPALVGLVIVLCGDPIRRVFFAKTTINTNPLPEQIPS